One Micromonospora sp. FIMYZ51 genomic window carries:
- a CDS encoding M14 family metallopeptidase, translating into MAAGTAVLLLVSPAAAVLPQAAAPVGETPADLGRLADEQANVVEVLVADHAELDALVATGVDLDHHVHQHEDGIVVHAVVTGNEVAALTAAGFTFGEVLYTPADAQDRIAEREATIAAHLADNQEFAPNRAARSAASVSDVKIIRADYYTNGTTQVLSVEAKWAQGQTASTALTVQRDSGPGTEIGSGGSQNITRFVDAGVYMYHRGAANVTSKPEYVRITSPTGDVAVAKVTEWLPIEGDGPEGPGYQKDFVTSYLTPTELYDRIKALAEQYPTLSEIVELPYKTNGYRRKAQAVLGTANASRVGVDSLAWGHEGGNDITVELANPGAADSPLTVTVTDNQVRVGLATDGSGAVTSTAAEVAAALNEQAGTLLKAYTYRGNAGAGVVAPAAPTQLSDGLSAPESVSRDPHPVYAIRIGKDRDGSKLGVLAYAQEHAREWVPPLVTIETAERLLRNYANDANTRELVDNLDIWIAPSINPDGGHYSFYDFNSQRKNMTNHCTPQESGDFLGRTSWGVDNNRNYTEYSLFDGYSGASASCTSGTYAGPSELSEPENKNVDWLASRGNIKFSMNLHSSGNYFMWSPGSYATPGRISAPRPTLAEESLFWGASSRILTAIKRHRNLAVTPARTGPIADVLYSAAGNSGDMLWYKYGIYAWNFEVGTSFQPTWASAHEETMEFSNGLVEMLRVARDYDTDEVAPTSSVQVEGSATAGMVDVTFSTSEPAAVFYTVDGTRPTLESTLYGSAGVREGGETLTLPAGTTLHWFSVDAQGNVENGYLPDGTGDNYRKQKLYDPQELPLTTTVQVRCVAGKAYLGVQAFNDHDSAVAITLESAYGTKSVANVAPGANAFQQFNTRATAVSAGSATVRATGTLSGEAVTTVVTKEYAGVNCADPRPAL; encoded by the coding sequence GTGGCCGCCGGCACCGCCGTATTGCTGCTGGTCAGCCCGGCGGCGGCCGTTCTGCCGCAGGCCGCCGCACCCGTCGGCGAAACCCCCGCCGACCTCGGTCGGCTCGCCGACGAGCAGGCCAACGTGGTCGAGGTGCTGGTGGCCGACCACGCCGAGCTGGACGCGCTGGTGGCCACCGGTGTCGACCTCGACCACCACGTCCACCAGCACGAGGACGGGATTGTCGTGCACGCCGTGGTGACCGGAAACGAGGTCGCCGCGCTTACCGCCGCCGGCTTCACCTTCGGCGAGGTGCTCTACACACCGGCCGACGCGCAGGACCGGATCGCCGAGCGGGAGGCGACGATCGCCGCGCACCTGGCTGACAACCAGGAGTTCGCGCCCAACCGCGCGGCCCGCTCGGCCGCCTCGGTCTCCGATGTCAAGATCATCCGTGCCGACTACTACACCAACGGCACCACCCAGGTGCTGTCGGTCGAGGCCAAGTGGGCGCAGGGCCAGACGGCCAGCACCGCACTCACCGTGCAGCGGGACAGCGGGCCGGGCACCGAGATCGGTTCCGGCGGGTCGCAGAACATCACCCGCTTCGTCGACGCCGGGGTCTACATGTACCACCGGGGCGCGGCGAACGTGACCAGCAAGCCGGAGTACGTGCGGATCACCAGCCCCACCGGTGACGTTGCGGTGGCAAAGGTGACCGAGTGGCTGCCCATCGAAGGCGACGGCCCCGAGGGTCCCGGCTACCAGAAGGACTTCGTCACCAGCTACCTGACCCCGACGGAGCTGTACGACCGGATCAAGGCCCTGGCCGAGCAGTACCCGACGCTGTCGGAGATCGTCGAGTTGCCGTACAAGACCAACGGTTACCGGCGTAAGGCCCAGGCCGTGCTCGGCACCGCCAACGCCAGCCGCGTCGGCGTGGACTCGCTGGCCTGGGGTCACGAGGGCGGCAACGACATCACGGTCGAACTGGCCAACCCCGGTGCCGCCGACTCGCCGCTGACGGTGACCGTGACCGACAACCAGGTCCGCGTCGGTCTGGCCACCGATGGCAGCGGCGCGGTCACCAGCACCGCCGCAGAGGTCGCCGCCGCGCTCAACGAGCAGGCCGGGACACTGCTGAAGGCGTACACCTACCGGGGTAACGCGGGTGCGGGCGTGGTCGCACCGGCCGCGCCGACCCAACTGTCGGACGGCCTCTCCGCACCGGAATCGGTCTCCCGTGACCCGCACCCGGTGTACGCCATCCGGATCGGCAAGGACCGCGACGGCTCCAAGCTCGGTGTGCTGGCGTACGCCCAGGAACACGCCCGGGAGTGGGTGCCGCCGCTGGTGACCATCGAGACGGCCGAGCGGCTGCTGCGCAACTACGCCAACGACGCGAACACCCGCGAGCTGGTGGACAACCTGGACATCTGGATCGCGCCGTCGATCAACCCGGATGGCGGGCACTACTCGTTCTACGACTTCAACTCGCAGCGTAAGAACATGACCAACCACTGCACGCCGCAGGAGTCCGGGGACTTCCTCGGCCGTACCTCGTGGGGTGTGGACAACAACCGCAACTACACCGAGTACAGCCTCTTCGACGGCTACTCGGGTGCCTCGGCCAGCTGCACCAGCGGCACGTACGCCGGGCCCAGCGAGCTGTCGGAGCCGGAGAACAAGAACGTCGACTGGCTGGCCTCGCGCGGGAACATCAAGTTCTCGATGAACCTGCACTCCTCGGGCAACTACTTCATGTGGTCGCCCGGCTCGTACGCCACTCCGGGCCGGATCTCGGCGCCGCGGCCCACCCTGGCCGAGGAGTCGCTGTTCTGGGGTGCCTCGTCGCGGATCCTGACCGCCATCAAGCGGCACCGCAACCTGGCCGTCACCCCGGCGCGTACCGGTCCGATCGCGGACGTGCTCTACTCAGCGGCCGGCAACTCCGGCGACATGCTCTGGTACAAGTACGGCATCTACGCCTGGAACTTCGAGGTCGGCACCTCCTTCCAGCCGACCTGGGCCTCCGCGCACGAGGAGACCATGGAGTTCTCCAACGGCCTGGTGGAGATGCTGCGGGTGGCCCGTGACTACGACACGGACGAGGTGGCACCGACCAGCTCGGTGCAGGTCGAGGGGAGCGCCACGGCCGGCATGGTCGACGTGACCTTCTCCACCAGCGAACCGGCGGCGGTCTTCTACACCGTCGATGGCACCCGTCCGACGCTGGAGTCCACGCTCTACGGCTCGGCCGGTGTCCGGGAGGGCGGGGAGACGCTTACCCTGCCGGCCGGCACGACTCTGCACTGGTTCTCGGTGGATGCGCAGGGCAATGTGGAGAACGGCTACCTGCCCGACGGCACCGGCGACAACTACCGGAAGCAGAAGCTGTACGACCCGCAGGAACTGCCGCTGACGACCACCGTGCAGGTGCGGTGTGTGGCGGGCAAGGCGTACCTCGGGGTGCAGGCGTTCAACGACCACGACTCGGCCGTGGCCATCACCCTGGAGAGCGCGTACGGCACCAAGTCCGTCGCCAACGTCGCGCCGGGCGCGAACGCCTTCCAGCAGTTCAACACCCGGGCGACCGCGGTCTCGGCCGGCTCGGCCACCGTCCGCGCCACCGGAACGCTAAGCGGCGAGGCGGTGACGACCGTGGTGACCAAGGAGTACGCGGGCGTCAACTGCGCCGACCCCCGTCCAGCCCTGTAA
- a CDS encoding MFS transporter, with translation MRRNAVLFVLVSLLSGFGGSTVALVTGLWIFDLTGSPSLAALAAICVYAPTLAGPWLGGLVDRLPRRPIVIAANLTLAAVLPTLLAVRGPDQVWLLYLVSTIYGVAYVLIDAGESALLPAALSPAELGNVNGWRSSAQEGVKLVAPLAGASLYAWQGGPVVALLAAGLPALAAAGYAALRLTRTPPAAAPRARGVRAGLTVLFGSPAIRLPVCLATVAIGLSGFGTAAGYAIVTDVLGLPITFLGVLVSAQGAGSVAGGVVVGRLIARFDPTAVAVAGTVLFGVSCLGRCLPWWPAVVAASVVAGVGLPWALVAAVTAVQTHSPDALLGRVAATANTVMFGPIAAMNPLGSAAVLWGGRPPLLLAAAGCLAAGALAWRTRRRAARAVPAAAVPVPAGSD, from the coding sequence GTGCGACGCAACGCGGTCCTGTTCGTGCTGGTCTCGCTGCTGTCCGGCTTCGGCGGCAGCACCGTGGCCCTGGTCACCGGCCTCTGGATTTTCGACCTCACCGGTTCCCCCAGCCTGGCCGCGCTCGCCGCGATCTGCGTGTACGCGCCCACCCTCGCCGGCCCGTGGCTCGGCGGCCTCGTCGACCGGCTGCCCCGACGCCCGATCGTCATCGCCGCCAACCTCACCCTGGCCGCCGTCCTGCCCACCCTGCTGGCGGTCCGCGGGCCCGATCAGGTGTGGCTGCTCTACCTCGTGTCCACGATCTACGGCGTCGCGTACGTCCTGATCGACGCCGGCGAGAGCGCGCTGCTGCCCGCCGCCCTGTCCCCCGCCGAACTCGGCAACGTCAACGGTTGGCGCTCCAGCGCCCAGGAAGGCGTCAAACTCGTGGCCCCGCTGGCCGGTGCCAGCCTGTACGCCTGGCAGGGCGGTCCCGTCGTCGCGCTGCTCGCCGCCGGCCTGCCGGCGCTGGCCGCCGCCGGTTACGCCGCGTTACGCCTGACCCGTACGCCGCCAGCCGCCGCGCCCCGCGCCCGGGGCGTCCGGGCCGGTTTGACCGTGCTCTTCGGCTCGCCGGCGATCCGGCTGCCGGTGTGCCTGGCCACCGTCGCGATCGGACTGTCCGGCTTCGGCACCGCCGCCGGATACGCCATCGTCACCGACGTCCTCGGCCTGCCGATCACCTTCCTGGGCGTGCTGGTAAGCGCCCAGGGTGCCGGTTCGGTGGCCGGCGGCGTGGTCGTCGGCCGGCTGATCGCCCGCTTCGACCCGACGGCCGTGGCCGTCGCCGGCACCGTGCTCTTCGGCGTGAGCTGCCTGGGGCGGTGCCTGCCCTGGTGGCCGGCGGTGGTGGCCGCGTCGGTGGTGGCCGGAGTCGGCCTACCGTGGGCCCTCGTCGCGGCCGTCACCGCCGTGCAGACGCACAGTCCCGACGCGCTGCTCGGTCGGGTCGCCGCCACCGCAAACACGGTCATGTTCGGGCCGATCGCGGCGATGAATCCGCTCGGTTCGGCCGCCGTGCTGTGGGGCGGTCGACCTCCGCTGCTTCTCGCCGCAGCCGGCTGCCTCGCCGCCGGGGCACTGGCCTGGCGTACCCGCCGACGCGCCGCACGCGCGGTCCCGGCCGCCGCCGTACCCGTGCCCGCCGGCAGCGACTGA
- a CDS encoding SAM-dependent methyltransferase has product MTEASSRSATSQVELDSSVPHSARLWNYLLGGKDHFAADRAAAEQVLAFMPELVQSARFNREFLGRAVRHLVGTAGVRQFLDIGTGLPTANNTHEVAQAVAPECRVVYVDNDPMVLVHARALLTSRPEGATDYIDADLRAPERILAEARRTLDFTQPVAIMLLGILNFVVDDDEATRIVRHLVDALPVGGYLVISHPTREVNPEAVDRAMESWRAGGGAAMAVRTPQEITRFVEGLDLLDPGVVTCSQWRPDGNDTTPASEYALVARKAGGAAAPPAD; this is encoded by the coding sequence GTGACCGAAGCCTCCTCGCGTAGCGCCACCAGTCAAGTCGAACTGGACAGCAGCGTGCCGCACTCCGCCCGGCTGTGGAACTACCTCCTCGGCGGCAAGGACCACTTCGCCGCCGACCGGGCAGCCGCCGAGCAGGTTCTGGCGTTCATGCCGGAGTTGGTGCAGTCGGCCCGCTTCAACCGCGAGTTCCTCGGCCGCGCGGTGCGGCACCTGGTCGGTACGGCGGGAGTACGACAGTTCCTGGACATCGGCACCGGCCTGCCCACCGCCAACAACACCCACGAGGTGGCCCAGGCGGTCGCGCCCGAGTGCCGCGTCGTCTACGTCGACAACGACCCGATGGTGCTGGTGCACGCGCGGGCGTTGCTGACCAGCCGGCCGGAGGGCGCCACCGACTACATCGACGCGGACCTGCGCGCCCCGGAGCGAATTCTCGCCGAGGCTCGCCGCACCCTGGACTTCACCCAGCCGGTGGCGATCATGCTGCTGGGCATCCTGAACTTCGTCGTAGATGACGACGAGGCAACCCGGATCGTCCGGCACCTGGTCGACGCGCTGCCGGTGGGCGGTTACCTGGTGATCTCCCATCCCACCCGGGAGGTTAACCCGGAGGCCGTCGACCGGGCGATGGAGTCGTGGCGGGCCGGTGGCGGCGCCGCGATGGCGGTCCGCACTCCGCAGGAGATCACCCGGTTCGTCGAAGGTCTCGACCTCCTCGATCCCGGTGTGGTGACCTGCTCGCAGTGGCGTCCGGACGGCAACGACACCACCCCCGCCTCCGAGTACGCGCTCGTCGCTCGGAAGGCCGGCGGCGCCGCAGCGCCGCCGGCCGACTGA